taacaaaactaaaaatttccATAACATGTTTTTCAACcctgattaataaaatgtaaatatttaatattttgactacaaaaacagtattcttgtgtttttaaaataagaattGGAATGATCAGTGTGTACCCTGTTCAAATGAATGTATCAAAATGATCATACTTTCATCCTTTTCCTTTGAGTTATTGTAAATCAAactttttaactttcattttagacCTGATGGAAGATACCAAGGTGATTGAAGAACTGATGGAAGCAGGGAAGAAACATCATGACacttgccctcagtgtggaaagagtttctcaTGTGAACAAACTCTTAATCTTCACATGAAACTTCATAGTGGAATGGAGCTGTACGAGTGTGATCAGTGCGAGAAGATTTTCACACTGAAAGGAAACTTGAATAAACACATGAAAATCCACACTGACGAGAAGCcattcacatgtgatcagtgtgagaagaAATTCAGAAATAAAGCAAACCTGAATGAACACATGAAAATCCACACCGGAGAGATGCCATactcatgtgatcagtgcgggaagaagTTCAGACATAAAggaaacctgaatacacacatgAGAATCCACACTGGAAAAAAACCATTCACATGCGATCAGTGCGGGAAGAATTACAGATATAAAGGAAATTATAATGATCACATGAAAATCCACTCTGGAGAGAAACTACACagatgtgatcagtgcgggaggAGATTTTTACAAAAAGAACACCTTCAAAAACACATGAGggtccacactggagagaagccacacacatgtgatcagtgcgggaagaatTTTACACATAAAGGAAACTATAAGGAACACATGAAAATCCACTCTGGAGAGAAACCCTtcgcatgtgatcagtgcgggaagagtttcagaCTTAAAGCAAACTATAATGATCACAtgagaatccacactggagagaaacagttcacatgtgatcagtgtgagaagaGTTTCATACAAAAAGGAAAGCTAAATGAACACAtgaaaatccacactggagagaagcccttCACATGTGaacagtgtgggaagagtttcagaaAGTCAAGTGTTTTTAAAGTGCATCAGCTAACCCATTCTAGAGACAGAATTTATAAGTGTGACcactgcagtaaaaggttttttAGGGCAGATTTCCTGAAGGACCACCTGACAGTGCATACACAGGAGAGGCCTTATGTATGTTCTTTGTGTGCAAAGAGCTTTAGACAGATGGGTACTTTAAAAACACATCTGAAAAGACACAGCGGTGTGAAGGATCATATTTGCTCTGAGTGTGGAAAGACCTTTTTTACAGTTCATGCCCTGAAAAAGCACCAGAGCATTCACACCGGAGAAAAACCTAGCCAGTGTTCACACTCTGACAAGACATTCACATGGCCAGAATATCTGAAAATACATGAGACCGTCCACGCTGAAGAGAAACCACACACATGTTTTCAGTGCGGGAAGAAGTTCAGACTTAAAGGATTTCTCTATGAACACATGAAAATCCACACTGGAGCGATGCCGTACTCATGTGATCAATGCGAGAGGAAATTCAGACATAAAGGAAGCCTTAATACACACAtgagaatccacactggagagaaacccttCACATGTGaccagtgcgggaagagtttcagaCATAAAGGAAATTATAATGATCACATGAAAATCCACTCTGGTGAGAAGCCACACagttgtgatcagtgcgggaggAGTTTTATACAAAAAGAACACCTTAAAAACCACAtcaggatccacactggagagaagcccttCACATGTGGACAGTGTGGAAAGGGTTTCACGAAAAAAGAACGCCTtataaaacacatgaaaatacATTGAAGAGAAGCCTTtaacatgtgatcagtgcggtaAAAATTTCGGACTCCTTTATGAGCACATGAAAATCCACTCTGGAGAGAAGCCCTTCACATGTGGACGGTGTGGAAAGTGTTTCAGAAAGTCAAGGGTTTTAAAAGAAGATCTGCATACTCATTCTGGAGAAAGACTATGtaactgtgaccagtgcagtaaaacaTATTTTAGGGCATATTCCCTGAAGGACCACCTGAAGGTGCATACACGGGAGAGGAGTTAACACAGAATCTTATTGTTCAAAGAGTTCTAGACAGAtgggtattttttttaaaaacatctgaAAAGACAGCGCTGTGTGGAAGGGCTATTTTGTTTTAGAGAGAGAGGGATTCTGAGCCCGTAGCAGATGTATCATAGAATATGCCACtgatataaaagttttttttacagtacatatAACGCAgataaaatgcatgtaaatgttaTAATTAGTTTGTCCAGTAGAGCGCGCTCATTTGCTACTAGAGACCCGGATGAGATTATTTAAAGCTTAAGTCTATGGAATACCATTGAAACTTTACATGGCCATATCTCTGTAACATCGTGGCAAATCTGCACCAAATTCGGGCATCCCTTCAGCTCAGGGAACCCTCTTGAATGCTGAATCTAGTGTATGTCTAGAAGTCCTCTTTCCAATGAGACCCACCCCCATGTCGATAGCCCTCGGGGTTCGGGAGTTACGGATGCCTAAATTTGTGGTCTGGCGCTGACCAATCTAGTGATCCCGGGGGGCTACTGACAAATGGAGGGTGGCATTCGGGAGGGCTCCTTGAGCTGAAGGGATCCCCCGAATTTGGTGGAGATCCGCCTGTGCGTCCATAAGATATACTAGATATACTAGATATACTGACACTAGTCAACACTTTCACTTTAGAAGGTTTCTTGTTCAGGCAGCATTCATGCGTTGTCTTATTTGACCTCAAGTGCGCTGCGAAGTGGACTTGACATGAAATTCCACAATGATTCTAGTTCAAAGGCAATGTGCATGTTACATTAAAATGGCATTAAAGTGTGttagatgtgaattta
The nucleotide sequence above comes from Carassius gibelio isolate Cgi1373 ecotype wild population from Czech Republic chromosome B3, carGib1.2-hapl.c, whole genome shotgun sequence. Encoded proteins:
- the LOC127952712 gene encoding gastrula zinc finger protein XlCGF57.1-like — translated: MEDTKVIEELMEAGKKHHDTCPQCGKSFSCEQTLNLHMKLHSGMELYECDQCEKIFTLKGNLNKHMKIHTDEKPFTCDQCEKKFRNKANLNEHMKIHTGEMPYSCDQCGKKFRHKGNLNTHMRIHTGKKPFTCDQCGKNYRYKGNYNDHMKIHSGEKLHRCDQCGRRFLQKEHLQKHMRVHTGEKPHTCDQCGKNFTHKGNYKEHMKIHSGEKPFACDQCGKSFRLKANYNDHMRIHTGEKQFTCDQCEKSFIQKGKLNEHMKIHTGEKPFTCEQCGKSFRKSSVFKVHQLTHSRDRIYKCDHCSKRFFRADFLKDHLTVHTQERPYVCSLCAKSFRQMGTLKTHLKRHSGVKDHICSECGKTFFTVHALKKHQSIHTGEKPSQCSHSDKTFTWPEYLKIHETVHAEEKPHTCFQCGKKFRLKGFLYEHMKIHTGAMPYSCDQCERKFRHKGSLNTHMRIHTGEKPFTCDQCGKSFRHKGNYNDHMKIHSGEKPHSCDQCGRSFIQKEHLKNHIRIHTGEKPFTCGQCGKGFTKKERLIKHMKIH